The following are from one region of the Aspergillus chevalieri M1 DNA, chromosome 1, nearly complete sequence genome:
- a CDS encoding uncharacterized protein (COG:S;~EggNog:ENOG410PZZV), with product MPMTWNDQTDAKLLIGILHLSTQKIDYEALAEWMGPECTKIAVQRRIQRLREQVNRDFHIVGSASASASGSGSGADDAAGEGSSASGLALPEKKKRGRPADKGNGKAKKKAKMKGKEKEEAGEVDTEMEEDEED from the exons CTCCTCATCGGAATCCTCCACCTAAGCACCCAAAAGATCGACTACGAAGCACTCGCCGAATGGATGGGACCGG AATGCACCAAAATCGCCGTGCAGCGCCGGATCCAGCGCCTCCGCGAACAGGTCAACAGGGACTTCCACATTGTCGGTTCTGCATCTGCGTCTGCGTcgggttctggttctggtgCGGATGACGCTGCTGGAGAGGGATCGTCTGCCTCGGGACTTGCGTtgccggagaagaagaagaggggtaGACCGGCTGATAAGGGCAATgggaaggcgaagaagaaggcgaagatgaaaggaaaggagaaggaggaggctGGTGAGGTTGATACGGAAAtggaagaggacgaagagGATTGA